From a region of the Lactuca sativa cultivar Salinas chromosome 4, Lsat_Salinas_v11, whole genome shotgun sequence genome:
- the LOC111917880 gene encoding uncharacterized protein LOC111917880, translated as MSERTGPDCTYLFCEYVIELYRDIYLQHPTKSDVEQLYAAHEAKHGFPGMLGSIDCTHWEWANCPNAWRGQFTRGDHGVPIVILEAVVSNDLWFWHAFFGMAGSNNDLNVLHASPLFNDILQGKAPDTSYVVNGNEYKYGYYLCDGIYPEYATFVKSFSFTADEKRKLFKLAQESARKDVERAFRVLKQR; from the coding sequence ATGTCTGAGAGGACGGGTCCAGATTGTACATATCTATTCTGTGAGTATGTTATAGAGCTTTACCGTGACATATACTTGCAACATCCGACTAAAAGTGATGTCGAACAGTTGTATGCCGCGCATGAAGCTAAACATGGTTTTCCAGGGATGCTTGGTAGtattgattgtacacattgggaGTGGGCAAATTGTCCCAATGCGTGGCGTGGTCAATTTACGCGAGGAGATCATGGGGTCCCGATTGTTATATTGGAGGCGGTTGTTTCAAACGACCTATGGTTTTGGCATGCATTCTTTGGTATGGCGGGGTCAAACAATGACCTGAATGTGCTTCACGCGTCTCCGTTATTTAACGACATTTTGCAGGGTAAAGCACCAGATACGTCATACGTTGTGAATGGAAATGAATACAAGTATGGATATTACCTATGTGATGGGATATATCCAGAGTATGCTACATTTGTTAAGTCTTTTTCGTTTACAGCCGATGAGAAACGAAAGTTGTTCAAGTTAGCACAGGAATCTGCACGGAAGGATGTTGAAAGAGCGTTTAGAGTCCTAAAACAAAGGTGA
- the LOC111917906 gene encoding wall-associated receptor kinase-like 14, with protein MIKLQNLLIVFVSISFSPSIISQKLINCTRSCPGAQFIFVPYPFGFSSGCQIQLNCTADGSVLIGEFPVQQINPDGLTVGLPAMCGRPVDSLSHLNGEHYAPVSTNGILMENCMDQKNNCIIAATTWGTSFEDLNCSVIQDRRSNRSLSCYSGDTTRMFLDHENITNMGCQYLFSGVASEISGNNSEGVSLDVQVVKLGWWLKGSCDCSGDAVCTKILSPSDGSDGYRCRCKSGIDGDGYTASSGCGEAKGSMGATRRFIIGKETNIYINR; from the exons ATGATCAAGTTGCAGAATCTCTTGATAGTTTTTGTCTCCATTTCATTTTCACCCTCCATTATATCTCAAAAACTCATTAACTGTACCCGTTCATGCCCCGGAGCCCAATTTATTTTCGTACCCTACCCATTCGGCTTCTCCTCTGGCTGCCAAATCCAGCTCAATTGCACCGCCGATGGCTCCGTTTTAATCGGTGAATTCCCTGTTCAACAAATTAACCCCGATGGGTTAACCGTCGGCCTTCCCGCCATGTGCGGCCGCCCTGTTGACTCCCTCAGCCACCTGAATGGAGAACACTATGCTCCGGTGTCTACAAACGGGATCCTTATGGAAAACTGCATGGACCAGAAAAATAATTGCATAATTGCAGCGACAACGTGGGGAACCAGTTTCGAGGATCTCAATTGCAGTGTCATACAGGATAGACGTAGTAATCGTAGCCTTAGTTGTTACTCCGGTGATACTACTCGTATGTTTCTTGACCATGAAAACATCACAAACATGGGATGTCAGTATCTGTTTTCAGGGGTTGCCTCGGAGATAAGTGGGAATAATAGCGAGGGGGTGTCTTTAGATGTTCAAGTAGTTAAGTTGGGTTGGTGGCTTAAGGGGAGTTGCGACTGTTCTGGTGATGCTGTTTGTACAAAGATTTTGTCTCCGTCGGATGGAAGCGATGGGTATCGGTGTAGGTGTAAAAGCGGTATTGACGGCGATGGGTACACAGCCAGCTCCGGTTGTGGGGAAGCGAAAG GATCCATGGGAGCTACAAGGAGGTTCATAATAGGTAAGGAGACAAATATTTATATAAACCGATGA